In one window of Vibrio sp. DW001 DNA:
- a CDS encoding ABC transporter transmembrane domain-containing protein, whose product MNSLDANNRSNTSNRPDTSGRQEMMNHLETESLSVLKQLEVNANIQLFAHQWVDENGIESIDDMFALFDRLALPYRLVADLDEVGDHKLLLLVLSENELVLGHFESKQFIASDSTDDITNSPQFCIVVEGPPLEKGSPDWVGERLHAFRPIIPKLLLVSFVTNLFALTVPFITMSIYDHVIGGDAAHELQGIAIGASLLFVMMGWLRTLRSRVFASVSNRVSREISQSLVQRLLRNSYAQNQQTASSSQQNQVMLSERISGVLSGPLGNALFDLPFILIFVLAIGILGGWLVLVPIISLILYYLLAKRSIRSSSKRSMQSTVAGTNRQNMTNELSSKLAFIRSAGFSQHWIQRFKKANLLASTVTFNQSVLQSRYTSIYYFIGVGSTLAVMGLGIGLIFEQVMTPGGLIASMMLISKVTGPAQMLANSAMRFNSFNQSKLQVNRILSQPSEREFSYQHHPLSSVAPSLKLEQVTLRYPKQSRPALNGVSFEIEAGEVVAITGPSGSGKSTLIEVLSGLQPIQNGMVELDGVNLVQYDPQLYRHWCLIRAAYPDLLTLSIREWLNDGHKVEEQRMISAIDMVGGKRWFNTLPNGLDTSISSIQPDSIFDMLSGSVAQILIDAKALVYDYPMFLMDNPVPDSHPNAKRIFGEFVLSKKGKATVVYTSHDPDLIKLADKVVVLNEGAVVYAGPLEPEPPQEPQKPQESQEPQEKTQVQQSSIQDPLAQQHAASQEQSQSKQGVANG is encoded by the coding sequence ATGAATAGTTTAGATGCTAACAACCGTTCAAATACGAGCAACCGCCCAGATACGAGCGGGCGACAAGAGATGATGAACCATTTAGAAACCGAGAGCCTTTCTGTTCTTAAGCAATTGGAAGTGAACGCAAATATCCAATTGTTTGCACATCAATGGGTCGATGAAAATGGCATAGAATCGATTGACGATATGTTTGCCTTGTTCGATAGGTTAGCACTGCCATACCGCCTAGTTGCCGACTTAGACGAAGTCGGTGACCACAAATTATTGTTATTGGTACTGAGTGAGAATGAGTTGGTCTTAGGTCATTTTGAATCAAAACAGTTTATTGCTTCGGACTCCACTGACGATATTACGAATTCCCCCCAGTTTTGTATCGTTGTAGAAGGTCCGCCATTAGAAAAGGGGTCTCCTGATTGGGTTGGCGAAAGGTTACATGCGTTTCGCCCAATCATTCCTAAGTTACTGCTGGTCAGTTTTGTCACCAACTTGTTTGCATTAACTGTTCCATTTATCACTATGTCGATTTATGACCACGTGATTGGCGGTGACGCGGCGCATGAGTTGCAAGGTATCGCCATTGGCGCGTCTTTGTTGTTTGTGATGATGGGTTGGCTAAGAACATTGCGCAGCCGAGTGTTTGCTTCAGTTTCGAACCGAGTGAGTCGTGAGATATCCCAATCCTTAGTGCAACGTTTGCTTCGAAATAGCTACGCTCAAAATCAGCAAACGGCATCTTCTAGTCAACAGAATCAGGTGATGTTGTCAGAGCGTATTTCGGGTGTGTTATCTGGTCCACTAGGCAATGCTCTTTTTGACCTGCCATTCATTCTTATTTTTGTGTTAGCGATTGGCATTTTAGGAGGTTGGTTAGTTTTAGTACCCATCATATCTTTGATTCTTTATTACTTATTGGCAAAACGGTCGATACGTTCAAGCAGCAAGCGTTCAATGCAATCGACAGTCGCGGGTACTAATCGTCAAAACATGACTAATGAGCTGTCATCCAAACTCGCCTTTATCCGCAGTGCTGGTTTTTCTCAACATTGGATTCAACGTTTCAAAAAAGCTAACCTCCTCGCGTCAACGGTGACGTTTAACCAGTCGGTTTTACAGAGCCGATACACCTCCATTTATTATTTTATTGGTGTGGGTTCAACCTTAGCGGTGATGGGATTAGGGATAGGGCTGATTTTCGAACAAGTTATGACTCCCGGTGGTCTTATCGCGTCCATGATGTTGATATCCAAAGTGACAGGTCCGGCTCAAATGTTGGCGAACAGTGCGATGCGCTTTAATAGCTTTAATCAATCCAAACTACAGGTGAACCGTATCCTTTCTCAACCTTCTGAGCGAGAATTTAGCTATCAGCATCACCCGTTGTCATCGGTAGCGCCTAGTTTGAAGTTAGAGCAAGTAACTTTGCGTTATCCCAAGCAAAGTCGCCCGGCATTGAACGGAGTGAGCTTTGAGATCGAAGCGGGAGAGGTTGTTGCTATTACCGGGCCTTCTGGTAGTGGTAAGTCTACGTTGATTGAAGTGTTGTCAGGCTTACAGCCTATTCAAAATGGTATGGTTGAGCTTGATGGCGTTAACCTTGTTCAATACGACCCGCAACTTTACCGCCACTGGTGTTTGATTCGAGCTGCTTATCCGGATTTATTGACGTTGAGTATACGAGAGTGGCTAAACGACGGGCATAAAGTCGAAGAACAGAGAATGATTTCTGCAATTGATATGGTTGGAGGGAAACGCTGGTTCAACACACTACCAAATGGGTTAGATACTTCCATTAGTAGCATCCAACCGGATAGCATTTTTGATATGTTGTCAGGTAGCGTTGCGCAGATCCTCATTGATGCAAAAGCTCTGGTTTATGATTACCCAATGTTCTTAATGGATAATCCAGTGCCAGACTCACATCCAAACGCCAAGCGTATCTTTGGTGAGTTTGTGCTATCGAAAAAAGGAAAGGCAACGGTGGTCTACACCTCACACGATCCGGATTTAATCAAACTTGCCGATAAAGTGGTGGTTCTAAATGAAGGTGCAGTCGTTTATGCTGGGCCTTTAGAACCAGAGCCGCCGCAAGAACCACAAAAGCCTCAAGAATCACAGGAGCCCCAAGAAAAAACTCAAGTTCAGCAGTCATCTATTCAAGACCCGTTAGCTCAACAGCATGCTGCTTCTCAGGAACAATCACAGTCTAAGCAAGGAGTCGCTAATGGCTAA
- a CDS encoding ABC transporter transmembrane domain-containing protein, whose product MPVSSVKNKGVVGQVLLPSLLINLLSLAVPLTVLQIYDRILPNQSYGTATLLLAGATLAVAMEALIRFVRTWLLSAAASNTEKATYQTLVERVTTASSNHIRHLGIGGVEEGLGSVSKVKDWYSGGIIAGFIDLPFALIFLGLVAYIGGELVAIPLVVWLITLGIVWLSSIRVKSLSEEASQDEQERKAFLILLSQTVQGIKRQAVESRIFNQFKFLNNVRSQSKAREEEQNAFAQECIQLAALATSVLLVITGSLWVLDGQLTTGGLAACSILSGRAVAPLSALVGVRIKLNSIHSANQAIEKLSDKSVTVHPVSKPSTFTHTTPDQLQATLTDFETLEIKQATVERYSALGQVDLMLNKGELVLLESEDRHINSHLLSSIAGIDDLTAGECFINGESVSIASVTNIAAYCGVKGQLVSGTILDNLCGFDPERTQSANDYAKRLGLTKEITRLPDGLETQIGHTSASLLSMGNVKMLNIATQLASDKPVIMLERPDSSLDLDALGNLVKVLEQEVSAGRTILMVSYYSKLRELANRIITVESRAITVKSESNQEAVV is encoded by the coding sequence ATGCCCGTCAGTTCAGTAAAAAACAAAGGGGTAGTAGGACAAGTTCTACTGCCTTCTTTGCTCATCAATTTACTCTCTCTCGCCGTTCCTCTAACGGTACTTCAAATCTATGACCGTATTTTACCTAACCAAAGTTATGGAACCGCGACTCTACTTTTAGCGGGTGCGACTCTGGCTGTTGCAATGGAAGCACTCATTAGGTTTGTACGAACTTGGCTTCTTTCTGCTGCTGCCAGTAATACAGAAAAAGCGACGTATCAAACCTTGGTTGAAAGGGTAACCACCGCTTCATCAAACCATATTCGCCATCTGGGTATTGGTGGTGTAGAAGAGGGGCTCGGCTCCGTATCAAAAGTCAAAGATTGGTATTCAGGTGGTATTATCGCTGGTTTTATTGATCTACCTTTTGCATTGATCTTTTTAGGTTTGGTGGCTTACATCGGCGGTGAGCTGGTAGCGATACCTTTGGTAGTTTGGCTAATTACACTCGGTATTGTTTGGCTATCTTCTATTCGCGTTAAAAGCCTAAGTGAAGAAGCGTCTCAAGATGAGCAGGAGCGAAAAGCGTTTTTGATTTTGCTGAGCCAAACAGTTCAAGGAATCAAGCGACAGGCCGTCGAGTCTCGAATCTTTAATCAGTTTAAGTTCCTCAACAATGTTCGTTCTCAATCCAAAGCAAGAGAAGAAGAACAGAATGCGTTCGCACAAGAATGTATTCAGCTTGCTGCCTTAGCGACTTCAGTGTTGCTCGTGATTACCGGCAGTTTATGGGTGTTGGATGGCCAGTTGACCACAGGTGGACTGGCGGCATGTTCCATTTTATCGGGTAGGGCCGTTGCACCGTTAAGTGCTCTGGTTGGCGTCCGAATTAAGCTCAATTCAATACACAGTGCTAATCAAGCAATAGAAAAGTTGAGTGACAAGTCGGTTACTGTACATCCTGTCTCCAAGCCATCGACTTTTACCCATACCACTCCTGATCAACTTCAAGCAACGCTTACCGATTTTGAAACTTTGGAGATTAAACAAGCAACGGTTGAAAGGTACAGTGCACTAGGACAAGTGGACTTGATGTTGAATAAAGGCGAGCTGGTTCTTCTGGAAAGTGAAGACCGTCATATTAACAGCCATCTACTATCATCGATTGCAGGTATTGATGATCTGACTGCGGGTGAGTGCTTCATTAACGGGGAATCCGTTTCAATTGCATCCGTAACCAACATTGCAGCCTATTGTGGCGTTAAAGGACAATTGGTGTCGGGCACTATACTCGACAACTTGTGTGGCTTTGATCCCGAGAGGACACAAAGCGCCAATGACTATGCAAAGCGTCTTGGTTTAACCAAAGAAATTACCCGTTTACCGGATGGGTTAGAAACTCAAATTGGCCATACGAGTGCTTCTTTATTGAGTATGGGGAATGTGAAAATGCTCAATATCGCGACTCAGCTAGCAAGTGACAAGCCCGTCATTATGCTAGAAAGGCCTGACTCTTCGTTAGATTTAGATGCCCTCGGGAACCTAGTTAAGGTGTTGGAGCAAGAAGTCTCGGCAGGACGAACCATACTGATGGTCAGTTACTATTCGAAACTTCGCGAGTTAGCTAACCGAATCATTACAGTGGAAAGTCGAGCCATTACGGTCAAAAGTGAAAGTAATCAGGAGGCCGTAGTATGA
- a CDS encoding arginine repressor (regulates arginine biosynthesis when complexed with arginine by binding at site that overlap the promotors of the arginine biosynthesis genes), with the protein MTKNTQHDAIARTIKQAILQEAVSSQAQLVDILEKAGLGKIHQSMVSRTLTKLGAVRIVNDNNQLVYQLPHELEMPTTKTNIEEMINDIDYNHFFIIIKTTPSAAELVARLVDSLRFQMGILGTVSGDDTILVTPSKGTEPQNLTHDLSVFFGLTS; encoded by the coding sequence ATGACTAAAAACACTCAACATGATGCTATTGCTAGAACAATTAAGCAGGCGATTCTTCAAGAAGCGGTTAGTTCTCAGGCTCAGCTTGTTGATATTTTGGAAAAAGCAGGGCTTGGTAAAATTCACCAGTCGATGGTATCACGAACTCTGACTAAGTTAGGTGCAGTCAGAATAGTCAATGACAACAACCAACTGGTTTATCAGCTTCCTCATGAATTAGAGATGCCAACAACGAAAACCAATATCGAGGAAATGATTAACGATATTGATTACAACCATTTTTTCATTATTATCAAAACTACACCATCAGCGGCTGAGCTTGTCGCTCGTTTAGTGGATTCTTTGCGATTTCAGATGGGAATCTTAGGCACTGTGTCGGGAGATGACACAATTTTAGTAACGCCAAGCAAGGGGACTGAACCACAAAACTTGACCCATGATTTGTCTGTTTTTTTTGGGCTCACCAGTTAA
- the arcC gene encoding carbamate kinase, whose protein sequence is MIKPTLVVAIGGNALLQRGEIMSCENQKNSIEVTATALAKLHEKYRLVLVHGNGPQVGLLALQNLAYQDCCPPYPFDVLGAETQGMIGYLLQQKLKQQLPDMNIETILTQVEVDKNDPAIKEPSKFIGPVYEKEEATQLAEANNWVIKPDGDKWRRVVPSPMPKDIIEIDAIRSLLEKDHLVICGGGGGVPVIKDKKGYYTGFEAVIDKDMTAALIAQELNADDLLILTAGENVCIDWGKPTQEKLYDETVATMRSYQFAAGSMGPKVDACCLFAERSKGIGHIGDLYKALEIMNGSSGTHIRM, encoded by the coding sequence ATGATTAAACCAACGTTAGTTGTCGCTATTGGTGGGAATGCCTTGCTTCAAAGAGGCGAAATTATGAGCTGTGAAAATCAAAAGAATAGTATAGAAGTTACAGCCACTGCACTTGCTAAACTGCACGAAAAATACCGACTGGTGCTGGTTCATGGAAATGGGCCACAAGTTGGGTTGTTGGCTCTACAAAATCTTGCATATCAGGACTGCTGCCCACCATACCCGTTCGATGTTTTGGGCGCTGAAACACAGGGAATGATAGGCTATTTGTTACAACAGAAACTAAAACAACAACTTCCAGATATGAATATTGAAACTATTCTTACTCAGGTTGAGGTTGATAAGAATGATCCTGCCATTAAAGAGCCAAGTAAGTTTATTGGTCCGGTTTATGAAAAAGAAGAGGCGACACAATTAGCAGAAGCAAACAATTGGGTTATTAAGCCTGACGGTGACAAATGGCGTCGTGTTGTTCCGTCCCCTATGCCAAAAGATATTATTGAAATTGATGCTATACGCAGTTTACTTGAAAAAGATCATTTGGTTATCTGTGGCGGTGGCGGTGGTGTACCAGTAATTAAAGATAAAAAAGGTTACTACACTGGTTTTGAAGCCGTTATTGATAAGGACATGACAGCAGCGTTGATCGCACAGGAGTTGAATGCAGATGATCTTCTTATTTTGACTGCGGGAGAAAATGTTTGCATTGATTGGGGTAAACCAACTCAAGAAAAGTTATATGATGAAACTGTGGCGACGATGCGCAGTTATCAATTTGCAGCTGGCTCTATGGGGCCAAAGGTTGATGCATGTTGCCTGTTTGCAGAAAGATCAAAAGGTATTGGCCACATTGGTGATCTGTACAAAGCTCTCGAAATAATGAACGGTTCGTCCGGTACTCATATCAGAATGTGA
- the argF gene encoding ornithine carbamoyltransferase, producing the protein MAFNLRNRNFLKLLDLSTREIQHLIDLSADLKKAKYSGTEKPRLRGKNVALIFEKSSTRTRCAFEVAAFDQGAQVSYIGPSGSQIGHKESMKDTARVLGRMYDGIEYRGFGQNIVEELGAYAGVPVWNGLTTEFHPTQILADFLTMLEHGRGKNLQEMTFAYLGDARNNMGNSLLVGAAKMGMEIRMVAPKEFWPDEKLVEECRAIAKSTNAKIVMTENVQEGVQGCDYLYTDVWVSMGESKEAWDERVNMMTPYQVNMNVIEMTGNPHVKFMHCLPAFHNDETIVGAEVAEKYGMKGLEVDEEVFESEYSIVFDEAENRMHTIKAVMVATLGD; encoded by the coding sequence ATGGCTTTTAATCTTCGCAATCGTAACTTTCTTAAGTTACTTGATCTATCTACTCGTGAAATCCAGCATCTTATTGACCTTTCTGCAGACCTTAAAAAGGCTAAGTATTCAGGTACAGAAAAGCCCCGTCTGCGAGGCAAAAATGTTGCACTAATTTTTGAAAAAAGCTCTACCCGTACTCGCTGCGCATTTGAAGTTGCCGCTTTCGATCAAGGTGCTCAGGTAAGCTATATCGGTCCATCAGGTTCTCAAATCGGTCACAAAGAATCAATGAAGGATACTGCACGAGTATTGGGTCGCATGTATGACGGTATTGAGTACCGTGGGTTTGGGCAGAACATTGTTGAAGAACTGGGAGCCTATGCAGGTGTACCCGTGTGGAACGGACTAACTACAGAGTTCCACCCTACTCAAATTCTGGCTGATTTCTTAACAATGTTAGAGCATGGTAGAGGTAAGAATTTACAGGAAATGACATTTGCCTACTTAGGTGACGCGAGAAACAACATGGGCAACTCACTTTTGGTCGGGGCGGCCAAGATGGGGATGGAAATTCGCATGGTTGCACCAAAAGAGTTCTGGCCAGATGAAAAGCTTGTAGAAGAGTGCCGTGCCATTGCCAAAAGCACCAATGCAAAAATTGTGATGACCGAAAATGTTCAGGAAGGTGTTCAAGGATGTGACTATCTGTATACCGATGTATGGGTCTCTATGGGGGAATCAAAAGAAGCATGGGATGAGCGTGTAAATATGATGACACCATATCAGGTCAATATGAATGTAATCGAAATGACTGGTAATCCACACGTAAAATTCATGCACTGTCTTCCCGCTTTCCATAACGATGAAACTATCGTTGGTGCAGAAGTGGCTGAAAAATATGGCATGAAAGGCCTAGAAGTCGATGAAGAAGTATTTGAGTCCGAATACTCGATTGTCTTCGACGAAGCGGAAAACCGTATGCACACAATTAAAGCAGTTATGGTAGCCACGTTAGGTGACTAA
- a CDS encoding YfcC family protein — MSSVAVPRPKFRAFPSAFTILFVITLLAVACTWLIPAGAYSKLTYSSETGMLSIATPSGEVSAIAATQGELDKLGVNIKVEQFTGGIIRKPIAVPDTYERVAPVHKGIGDVTKSMVEGTIEGADVIVFILVLGGMIGVVNATGAFNSGLIALSKKTKGREFTLVFSVCLVMALGGTTCGLEEEAVAFYPILVPIFLSLGYDSIVCVGAIFLAGSMGTTFSTINPFSVVIASNAAGIPFTEGIEFRVFGLIVGFAVVVSYMYWYCKKVKADPSFSYTYDDHEEFEARYMNDVDMDHEIPFTLRRKVILTMFALAFPLMIWGVSVGGWWFPTMAASFLAITIVIMFISGLSEKKLMDSFTKGASELVGVSLIIGLARGVNLVLENGMISDTILFAASDLVSGMEGGVFIVVQMLVFALLGFIVPSSSGLAVLSMPIMAPLADTVGIPREIVVSAYNWGQYAMLFLTPTGLVLATLQMLGMSYNKWLKFVWPMVLFVLGFGALMLVIQVAMI; from the coding sequence ATGTCAAGCGTAGCCGTTCCTCGACCAAAATTTAGAGCTTTTCCTAGCGCTTTCACCATTTTATTTGTTATTACTCTGCTGGCTGTAGCGTGTACATGGCTCATCCCAGCGGGGGCTTATTCAAAACTTACCTATAGTTCAGAAACCGGTATGTTGTCGATAGCGACGCCTTCCGGTGAAGTCTCAGCTATTGCAGCTACTCAGGGTGAGCTAGATAAGCTAGGAGTAAACATAAAGGTAGAACAATTTACCGGCGGTATTATCCGCAAGCCTATTGCTGTTCCGGACACCTATGAGCGTGTAGCTCCTGTGCATAAGGGAATTGGAGATGTAACCAAAAGCATGGTTGAAGGTACCATAGAAGGTGCTGATGTGATTGTATTCATTCTGGTTCTTGGTGGCATGATCGGTGTTGTGAATGCAACGGGTGCATTTAATTCCGGTCTGATAGCACTTTCTAAGAAAACCAAAGGGCGTGAGTTCACATTGGTATTCTCAGTGTGTTTGGTAATGGCACTGGGTGGTACTACATGCGGTTTGGAAGAAGAAGCCGTTGCATTTTACCCCATTCTAGTCCCGATCTTCTTATCACTTGGGTATGACTCTATCGTCTGCGTAGGTGCAATATTTCTTGCTGGTTCAATGGGCACCACATTCTCTACTATCAATCCGTTCTCAGTAGTTATTGCGTCTAATGCTGCTGGTATTCCATTTACTGAAGGAATCGAGTTCAGAGTATTTGGTTTGATCGTAGGTTTTGCAGTCGTAGTTAGCTACATGTACTGGTATTGCAAAAAAGTAAAGGCTGATCCAAGTTTTTCATACACCTACGATGACCATGAAGAGTTCGAAGCTCGCTACATGAATGATGTTGATATGGACCATGAAATTCCATTTACATTGCGCCGTAAAGTCATTCTTACCATGTTTGCTTTAGCCTTCCCTCTAATGATTTGGGGTGTATCGGTGGGAGGATGGTGGTTTCCGACGATGGCAGCGTCCTTTCTAGCGATTACCATCGTTATTATGTTTATCTCTGGGCTATCAGAGAAAAAATTGATGGACTCGTTTACAAAAGGCGCATCAGAGCTAGTTGGCGTATCGCTAATCATTGGTCTTGCCCGAGGTGTAAACCTGGTTCTAGAGAACGGTATGATCTCCGATACTATCCTGTTCGCAGCCTCAGACTTAGTGTCTGGAATGGAAGGTGGCGTATTTATCGTGGTTCAAATGCTGGTTTTTGCCTTGCTTGGTTTTATCGTTCCATCATCCTCGGGTCTGGCTGTACTTTCTATGCCTATTATGGCACCGCTAGCTGATACCGTTGGTATCCCCCGCGAAATCGTTGTGTCCGCTTATAACTGGGGGCAGTATGCAATGCTATTCCTAACCCCAACAGGCTTGGTACTTGCGACATTGCAAATGCTAGGTATGTCTTACAACAAGTGGCTGAAATTTGTATGGCCGATGGTCTTATTCGTACTTGGCTTTGGCGCACTAATGTTGGTTATTCAAGTTGCAATGATCTAG
- a CDS encoding RidA family protein, which yields MSGDIIKLSRNTENAPIDSFSTQTVAFSHYNNISAQLPVDLKTGEIVVGGVEEQSRQCLTNIKNIVESVGHGMYDVIRINVYLKNISDIDAVDAVYTTFFQNYFPTRTTLAVAALPMKGALVQMDAVISNGEGTHPQDPCELIKLVRNTKNAPSNSLSTQTIAFSHYNHISGQLPVDPKSGVIVTGGAKEQTGQCLKNIKSILEAIDVPFDDIVKINIHVRNLTDIELVDKVYTTFFPDSAIARTVGYVPARSIVIASGLPMNALVQIDATVSHGDGTPPQEVEDRHGLAIRLNNSENAPISALSTQTVAFSHYNNISAQLPVDPERDDIVSVGVKEQTMQCLNNIKSIVESVNHVMDDIVKINIQLTNIEDLDTVNEAYITFFKGELPARTVIGVSANPMDALVQIDAIVSNAESTPPPA from the coding sequence ATGAGTGGCGATATCATAAAACTTTCAAGAAATACCGAAAATGCACCAATAGACTCATTTTCTACCCAGACTGTCGCATTTTCTCACTACAATAATATTTCGGCTCAACTGCCTGTCGATCTTAAGACCGGTGAAATTGTCGTAGGTGGTGTAGAAGAGCAGTCAAGGCAGTGTTTGACAAACATTAAAAATATTGTAGAAAGTGTCGGTCATGGCATGTATGACGTTATAAGAATCAATGTATACCTCAAGAATATCTCAGATATTGACGCGGTAGACGCCGTTTATACAACCTTCTTCCAAAACTACTTTCCTACTCGTACTACACTCGCTGTTGCAGCACTGCCAATGAAGGGGGCTTTAGTACAAATGGATGCCGTAATTTCAAACGGAGAAGGAACACACCCACAAGATCCTTGTGAACTTATCAAGTTGGTCAGAAATACAAAGAATGCACCAAGCAACTCTCTATCAACCCAGACGATCGCTTTTTCCCACTACAACCATATTTCGGGTCAATTACCGGTTGATCCTAAAAGCGGCGTTATCGTAACAGGTGGAGCAAAAGAGCAGACCGGCCAGTGCCTAAAGAATATTAAGTCAATTTTAGAAGCTATCGACGTTCCTTTTGATGATATTGTTAAAATCAATATTCATGTCAGAAATCTCACCGATATTGAGCTAGTGGACAAGGTGTATACCACATTCTTCCCGGACTCGGCTATCGCAAGAACGGTAGGTTATGTCCCTGCACGCTCAATCGTTATTGCGTCTGGTTTACCTATGAACGCTTTGGTACAAATTGATGCTACGGTATCTCATGGAGATGGCACCCCACCCCAAGAAGTAGAAGACAGACATGGACTCGCTATCAGACTCAATAACTCAGAAAATGCACCAATAAGCGCTCTATCCACGCAAACCGTCGCTTTTTCTCACTACAACAATATTTCGGCTCAACTCCCAGTAGATCCTGAAAGAGATGACATTGTATCTGTTGGTGTAAAAGAGCAGACAATGCAATGTCTGAACAATATCAAGTCGATTGTAGAAAGCGTTAACCACGTTATGGATGATATCGTTAAAATCAATATCCAACTTACCAATATTGAAGATCTAGATACGGTAAACGAAGCTTACATAACCTTCTTTAAAGGTGAGCTGCCTGCCAGAACTGTCATTGGTGTTTCAGCGAACCCTATGGATGCTCTGGTACAAATTGACGCCATTGTTTCAAACGCTGAGAGTACGCCTCCGCCAGCATGA
- the mog gene encoding molybdopterin adenylyltransferase, translating to MTKAKIGIVTVSDRASAGVYEDISGKAIIETLNEYLISEWEPIYEVIPDEQGVIEATLINMADKQNCSLIVTTGGTGPAKRDVTPEATEAICDRMMPGFGELMRAESLKFVPTAILSRQTAGLRNDTLIVNLPGKPKSIRECLDAVFPAIPYCIDLMEGPYLKCNEEVIKPFRPKQK from the coding sequence ATGACAAAAGCTAAAATCGGTATTGTTACGGTCAGTGACCGAGCAAGCGCTGGTGTATATGAAGACATTTCTGGTAAGGCAATTATTGAAACTCTGAATGAATATTTAATTTCTGAGTGGGAACCTATCTACGAAGTGATCCCAGATGAACAGGGTGTTATTGAAGCCACATTGATCAACATGGCTGATAAACAGAATTGTAGTCTGATTGTTACAACGGGAGGCACAGGGCCGGCAAAGCGTGATGTCACTCCTGAAGCAACAGAAGCCATATGCGATCGTATGATGCCTGGTTTTGGCGAACTCATGCGTGCTGAATCGCTGAAATTCGTTCCAACTGCTATTTTGTCACGCCAGACCGCCGGTCTTCGCAATGATACTTTAATTGTAAACCTACCTGGAAAACCGAAATCTATTCGTGAATGTCTGGATGCGGTATTCCCTGCGATACCTTATTGTATCGACCTGATGGAAGGTCCTTACCTGAAATGCAACGAAGAGGTGATAAAGCCTTTCCGTCCTAAACAGAAATAA
- the rraA gene encoding ribonuclease E activity regulator RraA, protein MKFFTADICDEYPERTRVLGAGYQNFGGADKCQGEVITIKLNKNNSDLITLLRDEDGTGKVVVVDVDQEYFAVVGENLMKFAHNNHYAGIIVNGYIRDTFQIKDIPVVLYALGTCSRKSIPVTSGKRDVPLSFGGIEVKTGDYLYADTDGVIVSTEKIV, encoded by the coding sequence ATGAAATTTTTTACCGCAGATATCTGTGATGAGTACCCAGAAAGGACACGTGTTTTGGGCGCTGGATACCAAAACTTTGGTGGTGCTGATAAATGTCAGGGTGAGGTGATCACCATTAAGTTAAACAAAAACAATTCAGATCTGATCACGCTTCTAAGAGATGAAGATGGCACAGGTAAGGTTGTCGTTGTTGATGTAGACCAAGAATATTTTGCTGTTGTTGGTGAAAACCTAATGAAGTTTGCACATAACAATCACTACGCTGGCATCATCGTAAATGGTTATATTCGCGATACGTTTCAAATCAAAGACATCCCGGTTGTTCTTTATGCTTTGGGCACCTGTTCAAGAAAATCTATTCCTGTTACCTCTGGCAAGAGAGATGTCCCGTTGTCGTTTGGTGGCATTGAAGTGAAAACAGGCGACTATCTGTATGCAGATACCGACGGTGTTATTGTTAGCACTGAGAAGATCGTTTAA
- the glmS gene encoding methylaspartate mutase subunit S, whose translation MKVVTGVVGNDIHVVANRLIELSLEARGYQVFNLGVNTHLEEFFDAVVETGAEVLLISSLNGEAEGWSREVRALKSQYKGLDDVIMMIGGNLTVGAGDADEIVKKYKKYGFDLVCHQIDLNTGLDLLEQFIEKRGQA comes from the coding sequence ATGAAAGTAGTGACTGGAGTAGTTGGCAACGATATCCACGTTGTGGCCAACCGACTCATTGAACTATCCCTCGAAGCTAGAGGGTATCAAGTTTTTAATTTGGGTGTGAATACGCACCTAGAAGAATTCTTCGATGCGGTTGTGGAGACCGGCGCCGAAGTACTGCTCATCTCTTCACTTAATGGTGAAGCAGAAGGATGGAGTCGAGAAGTCAGAGCGCTGAAATCTCAATATAAAGGATTGGATGACGTCATCATGATGATTGGTGGCAACCTAACAGTGGGTGCTGGTGACGCAGATGAAATCGTTAAAAAATACAAAAAATATGGCTTTGACTTGGTTTGTCACCAAATCGACCTTAATACTGGCCTTGACCTTTTAGAACAGTTTATAGAAAAGAGAGGTCAAGCATGA